From Arthrobacter sp. FW306-2-2C-D06B, a single genomic window includes:
- a CDS encoding DUF4244 domain-containing protein: protein MNATVDTAHTVDTAQTALPLAQVSLPRPEAEVLELFPGSSGRKPVRLPTLLHSNVETGRARPSDESAAPKRSKMRLMGSELGMATAEYAIATLAAVGFAGLLVVILRSEEVRGFLLNLIRSALSLP from the coding sequence ATGAACGCAACCGTCGATACCGCCCACACCGTCGATACCGCCCAGACCGCCCTGCCCCTTGCGCAGGTATCCCTTCCTCGGCCTGAGGCCGAGGTCCTTGAACTGTTCCCGGGCTCGTCGGGAAGGAAGCCCGTTCGGCTGCCAACCCTCCTGCATTCCAACGTTGAAACAGGCCGTGCGCGGCCCAGCGACGAATCTGCCGCTCCGAAACGGTCGAAGATGCGGCTCATGGGATCCGAGCTGGGGATGGCAACGGCCGAATATGCAATCGCAACGCTTGCCGCAGTGGGCTTCGCCGGACTCTTGGTGGTCATCCTTCGCAGCGAGGAAGTGCGTGGCTTCCTCCTCAACCTCATTCGCAGCGCGCTCTCCCTGCCATGA
- a CDS encoding CHAD domain-containing protein — protein sequence MGHKGHAPLAAYIAFQLTELEGQLPLIATADPEAVHNARLALRRLRSVLSCYRGMIPKLPRPAREEVSWLATSLGESRDAYVLAQRIRLSLDTKDSWKSPEAVRVAVEELEASSARLAASLGSHKRSKRTVRAARAALLEVPAAREYKHPTADLAERLQARWERLQHSLAEQAGSSDPEVRNAALHQARKDVKCLRYSVEAVADAFTHHASGVIQPAIGLQRLLGEQHDAVVAGEWIRELAKSPGIDAEDAQRLESMEARRRLNAEEEFRMAIAEYPVPAPRRALIF from the coding sequence GTGGGACACAAAGGCCACGCACCACTGGCTGCATATATCGCCTTCCAACTGACCGAGTTGGAAGGACAATTACCGCTGATCGCAACGGCCGATCCGGAAGCCGTGCACAACGCCAGGCTTGCCCTTCGCCGGCTCCGTTCAGTGCTTAGCTGCTATCGCGGCATGATCCCGAAACTCCCCCGGCCGGCCCGTGAGGAAGTCAGCTGGCTCGCCACGTCGCTCGGTGAGTCCAGGGACGCCTATGTCCTGGCGCAGAGAATACGGCTATCCCTCGACACCAAGGATTCCTGGAAAAGCCCCGAGGCCGTGCGCGTGGCCGTGGAGGAACTGGAAGCGTCCAGCGCCCGGCTCGCCGCTTCCCTTGGAAGCCACAAGCGCAGCAAACGCACCGTGCGGGCCGCAAGGGCAGCGCTACTGGAGGTCCCCGCCGCCAGGGAATACAAGCACCCGACGGCGGACCTCGCCGAGCGCCTCCAGGCACGGTGGGAGCGGTTGCAGCACAGCCTCGCTGAGCAGGCGGGCAGCAGCGACCCCGAGGTACGCAACGCAGCGCTCCACCAGGCGCGCAAGGACGTCAAGTGCCTCCGTTACTCGGTGGAGGCAGTTGCGGACGCCTTCACCCATCATGCTTCCGGGGTGATCCAGCCGGCGATCGGCCTGCAGCGGTTGTTGGGCGAGCAGCATGACGCCGTCGTGGCTGGCGAATGGATCAGGGAACTGGCAAAAAGCCCCGGCATTGACGCCGAAGATGCCCAAAGGCTGGAATCGATGGAGGCCCGGCGGCGACTCAACGCGGAGGAAGAGTTCCGCATGGCGATCGCCGAATACCCGGTGCCGGCCCCCAGGCGCGCGCTGATCTTCTGA
- a CDS encoding TadE family type IV pilus minor pilin: MTLPAVLLLLALLLAGSAAGITQLRLEEAARAGARALARGDGHAVVDGIVRRLAGDGASAAVSEDGEWINVTVSARVAGPLGSLIPWRLSATASARGEAPQSSAATVPFLARDGVVDFRGSVPLLGLEAAVEEVAA, encoded by the coding sequence GTGACACTGCCAGCTGTCCTGCTTCTTTTGGCCTTGCTTCTGGCAGGATCGGCCGCGGGAATTACGCAGCTTCGCTTGGAAGAGGCGGCCAGGGCAGGAGCCAGGGCCCTCGCCCGCGGAGATGGCCACGCGGTCGTAGACGGAATCGTTCGAAGACTGGCAGGCGATGGCGCCTCGGCTGCCGTTTCCGAAGACGGCGAATGGATCAACGTCACAGTCTCCGCCCGGGTCGCCGGCCCGTTGGGCTCTCTCATCCCGTGGAGGCTTTCGGCGACGGCATCGGCAAGGGGAGAGGCCCCGCAATCGTCGGCGGCCACCGTTCCATTCCTCGCCCGGGATGGCGTTGTGGATTTCAGAGGTTCTGTGCCGTTGCTTGGGCTCGAAGCCGCTGTGGAAGAGGTCGCGGCGTGA
- a CDS encoding type II secretion system F family protein: MGSAFPALAVSLTLIFAAILELAYQGRIQRRTALRMLRGSPGRNGTSGRNGPPGNVRRGESVAAFPNPEGQEGLRNVPMILELVAAMLDSGAGLGRSLELIAGCASPQLGRTLGTVVAALDIGAEWETAWRSPGQLCVEARKLKDALAFAALTGAPSSAILYAQAARLRREQFRMAEKRAAALGVKLVIPLGLCSLPAFICLGVVPVLLAMLPSGG, encoded by the coding sequence ATGGGCTCGGCCTTTCCTGCACTCGCGGTGTCCCTGACATTGATCTTCGCAGCAATTCTCGAGCTGGCGTATCAGGGAAGAATCCAGCGGCGCACAGCCTTGCGGATGCTTCGCGGCTCACCTGGAAGGAACGGCACGTCCGGGCGCAACGGCCCGCCAGGGAACGTTCGCAGGGGTGAGTCCGTCGCTGCTTTCCCGAATCCCGAGGGCCAGGAAGGCTTGCGCAATGTACCGATGATTCTGGAGTTGGTGGCTGCCATGCTCGACTCCGGGGCGGGGCTCGGACGGTCCCTTGAGTTGATCGCCGGATGCGCGTCCCCGCAGCTTGGCCGCACCCTGGGGACCGTGGTTGCGGCACTCGACATCGGAGCGGAGTGGGAAACGGCATGGCGGAGTCCGGGCCAGCTGTGCGTTGAAGCGCGCAAGCTCAAGGATGCGCTCGCCTTCGCTGCCCTGACCGGCGCGCCATCCTCGGCCATCCTTTATGCCCAGGCCGCTCGCCTCCGGCGTGAACAGTTCAGGATGGCGGAAAAGCGCGCTGCCGCGCTCGGAGTGAAACTCGTGATTCCACTGGGTTTGTGTTCCTTGCCGGCCTTCATTTGTCTTGGGGTCGTCCCGGTGCTGTTGGCCATGCTTCCGTCCGGGGGATAG
- a CDS encoding YegP family protein yields MAGRFEILKDGEDGYRFRLTTADGTLVAESPRFKHLKAAVAGINAVRENAATGIVVDRSNTARRAA; encoded by the coding sequence ATGGCTGGACGATTCGAAATTCTCAAAGACGGCGAAGATGGCTACCGGTTTCGGTTGACCACTGCCGATGGAACCCTGGTGGCGGAATCACCGCGGTTCAAACACCTGAAAGCCGCCGTTGCCGGAATCAACGCAGTGCGTGAAAATGCCGCTACGGGCATCGTCGTGGATCGCTCAAACACGGCCCGGCGCGCAGCGTAG
- a CDS encoding bifunctional 3'-5' exonuclease/DNA polymerase produces MYLLLAPHPDGAAILESNAAGVAVAEPRVVRKSDLAGVVSVLEKSRPRWVWNRTQDWYPAMLQAGVELERCHDLTLCRAILVHSEFTAHTDYARSAEKLTLDDDIPVPPRALQPPPPPANQDALFDDLVPRSTEPGLQEVRAEFAAQQHALGQASKEEGRQHRLKLLLAAESAGTMIAAEMQFTGVPWQEALHEEILEGHLGPRPPAGHRPARLEALCNELRGILQSPKLNPDSPQDLMRALHRNGIEVKTTRQWELKESKHPAIEPLLEYKKLSRLFTANGWSWLDAWVSDGRFRPEYVVGGVVSGRWASRGGGALQIPRQIRGAVHADPGHKLIVADASQLEPRVLVALALDSKMAEAARDKDLYAGIAAQGFGGDRSKAKIALLGAIYGATTGESGRLMPQLTRTYPRAVGFVEQAARDGEGGRTVTSRLGRSSPPPSERWIRSQQSTTAEEQRRADSIARSRGRFTRNFVVQGSAADWASCWLAELRRRLRTARNDGLPAGELVFFLHDEVMVHAPEESVEACIKAIEEAAAAAKELLFGRVPVEFPVSVAVVDSYDKAK; encoded by the coding sequence ATGTACCTGCTGCTCGCCCCCCATCCAGACGGCGCAGCCATCCTGGAAAGCAATGCTGCCGGAGTAGCCGTGGCGGAGCCGCGCGTCGTACGAAAGTCCGATCTGGCCGGCGTCGTCAGCGTGTTGGAGAAGAGCCGTCCGCGCTGGGTCTGGAACCGGACCCAGGATTGGTACCCGGCGATGCTCCAGGCCGGGGTGGAACTGGAACGTTGCCATGACCTCACGCTCTGCCGCGCCATCCTCGTCCATTCCGAGTTCACGGCCCATACGGACTATGCCCGCAGCGCGGAAAAACTCACTCTAGACGACGACATCCCGGTTCCGCCTCGGGCCCTCCAGCCTCCCCCGCCGCCCGCCAATCAGGACGCGCTGTTCGACGACCTCGTCCCGCGCAGCACCGAGCCGGGCCTGCAGGAGGTCCGGGCCGAGTTCGCGGCACAGCAACACGCGCTCGGCCAGGCCTCCAAGGAGGAAGGCCGGCAGCACCGCCTGAAACTGCTGCTCGCTGCGGAATCCGCCGGCACGATGATCGCCGCCGAAATGCAGTTCACGGGTGTGCCGTGGCAGGAGGCGTTGCACGAAGAAATCCTGGAAGGCCACCTCGGTCCCCGGCCTCCCGCCGGCCACCGCCCAGCCAGGCTAGAGGCTCTCTGCAACGAGCTTCGCGGGATTCTCCAGTCTCCGAAGCTCAATCCGGATTCACCCCAAGACCTCATGCGTGCGCTGCACCGGAACGGGATCGAAGTAAAAACCACCCGCCAGTGGGAGCTCAAGGAATCGAAGCATCCGGCCATCGAGCCACTGCTGGAGTACAAGAAACTCTCCCGCTTGTTCACTGCCAACGGCTGGTCGTGGCTGGACGCGTGGGTGAGCGACGGGCGGTTCCGTCCTGAGTACGTGGTGGGTGGCGTGGTTTCCGGCCGTTGGGCGTCCAGGGGCGGCGGGGCGTTGCAGATTCCCCGCCAAATCCGGGGCGCGGTGCATGCCGACCCGGGGCACAAATTGATCGTCGCAGACGCCTCCCAGCTCGAGCCGCGGGTTCTGGTGGCGCTGGCGCTGGATTCGAAAATGGCCGAGGCTGCGCGCGACAAGGACTTGTACGCCGGCATCGCCGCGCAGGGCTTCGGTGGCGACCGTTCGAAAGCCAAGATCGCACTACTCGGCGCAATTTACGGCGCCACCACGGGCGAATCCGGTCGCCTCATGCCTCAGCTGACCCGCACTTATCCCCGGGCAGTCGGCTTCGTCGAACAGGCCGCCCGCGACGGCGAAGGCGGCCGCACCGTGACCTCAAGGTTGGGCCGCAGCAGCCCGCCGCCGTCGGAACGCTGGATCCGCAGCCAGCAATCCACGACGGCGGAGGAACAGCGGCGCGCGGACAGCATCGCCCGCTCGCGGGGCCGTTTCACGCGGAACTTCGTGGTCCAAGGTTCCGCTGCGGACTGGGCCTCGTGCTGGCTTGCCGAACTTCGACGGCGGCTGCGCACCGCGCGGAACGACGGCTTGCCCGCCGGGGAACTCGTGTTCTTCCTGCACGACGAGGTCATGGTCCACGCGCCTGAAGAGTCGGTGGAAGCGTGCATCAAGGCCATCGAAGAGGCCGCGGCCGCGGCGAAGGAATTGCTGTTCGGGCGGGTTCCGGTGGAATTTCCGGTGAGTGTCGCCGTCGTCGATTCCTACGACAAAGCGAAGTAA
- the ssd gene encoding septum site-determining protein Ssd: protein MSGQHLERSHNSRGNGVGYHGAGGPTALQRGRPRPGRSGPLSGAEPDPASSDPVSGGPWLPANSGEVLLVTANVRLQAETERIAAAVGVSFRTVVDSSAALPMWDTAGMVLIGSDVRELPPRRRAPSILLGLNGEEDSLWQLGAALGAERVAVLPEAAAWLAEHLGRSREPDPGGLVLGLTGGCGGAGASTAAIWLAQEAALHGVRTLLVDGDPRGGGLELCLAAEDVPGLRWPDLSGASGSIGTGQLSDSLPVAGGFSFLSWPGSPDRSPDVEPGAVATVLDAARRGFELVIVDIGRGTESLGSFAWDCDRILLVAPALLRGAVAAARLLQELPPVDTALVVRGNAGSALDGPLIAESLGLPLHGVLPELRGTAAAAELGRLLEFGKRKAVHRFAESVLQLLDDGAA, encoded by the coding sequence ATGAGTGGGCAACATCTCGAACGGAGCCACAACAGCCGGGGAAACGGGGTCGGGTATCACGGCGCGGGCGGCCCGACGGCGCTGCAACGTGGGCGCCCGCGGCCCGGAAGATCGGGTCCATTGTCCGGAGCCGAGCCGGACCCGGCGTCCTCAGACCCGGTTTCTGGAGGGCCCTGGCTTCCTGCCAATTCCGGGGAAGTCCTTCTGGTGACGGCGAATGTCAGGCTGCAAGCCGAAACCGAAAGGATCGCAGCCGCCGTCGGTGTCAGTTTCCGGACAGTCGTCGATTCATCCGCTGCCTTGCCCATGTGGGACACCGCGGGGATGGTGCTTATCGGCAGCGATGTCCGCGAACTTCCGCCCCGTCGTCGTGCACCTTCCATCTTGCTGGGCCTCAACGGCGAGGAGGACTCTTTGTGGCAATTGGGAGCGGCGCTGGGGGCCGAACGCGTGGCCGTATTGCCGGAAGCTGCAGCCTGGCTGGCGGAGCACCTCGGCAGGTCCCGTGAACCGGACCCCGGAGGACTGGTGCTCGGGTTGACGGGAGGATGCGGGGGTGCGGGCGCGTCCACGGCTGCCATCTGGCTGGCCCAGGAAGCGGCCCTCCACGGAGTCCGGACGCTGCTGGTTGATGGTGATCCCCGGGGAGGGGGGCTTGAGCTTTGCCTGGCCGCTGAAGATGTACCCGGACTGCGCTGGCCGGATCTTTCCGGTGCCAGCGGCAGCATCGGCACCGGGCAGCTGAGCGACTCACTGCCCGTAGCTGGAGGATTCTCCTTCTTATCTTGGCCGGGCAGTCCCGACCGTTCCCCGGATGTGGAGCCCGGAGCCGTCGCGACTGTCCTTGATGCGGCGCGGCGGGGATTTGAACTGGTCATCGTCGACATCGGCCGCGGAACGGAGTCGCTTGGCAGTTTCGCCTGGGACTGCGACAGGATCCTTCTCGTGGCACCGGCTCTACTCCGGGGTGCAGTAGCTGCGGCCAGGCTTCTGCAGGAGCTGCCGCCCGTGGACACAGCCCTGGTGGTCCGGGGGAATGCCGGTTCGGCGCTCGACGGACCCCTCATTGCCGAATCGCTGGGGCTGCCGCTTCACGGAGTGCTCCCCGAACTCCGCGGTACTGCCGCGGCGGCTGAACTCGGACGCCTTCTGGAATTCGGCAAGCGCAAGGCCGTGCATCGCTTTGCGGAATCCGTCCTCCAACTACTCGACGACGGCGCGGCATGA
- a CDS encoding DEAD/DEAH box helicase — protein MISLLGRSPDPEQLRHVRTIPARQAIHEPWPAWTHPDVVAAYGTLGIHEPYRHQIEAAELAHSGQNVVIATGTASGKSLAYQLPALDAIHRSELRVLSEPGRIHDDGAVTLYLSPTKALAADQLAAIRALKLPTVRAETYDGDTEQSQRRWIRDHANFILANPDMLHFGILPNHTWWARFFRRLRYVIVDEAHSYRGVFGSHVANLMRRLRRICAYYGAGTSFPEPVFIAASATASDPGTSFARLIGTPVREVSEDCSPHGSTTVAFWEPALTELKGENGAKSRRTAVAETADLLANLVSSRVRTIAFIKSRRGAETISSITKRLLDEVDPSLPQRVAAYRSGYLPEERRALEKALRSGELLGVSSTSALELGIDISGLDAVLVAGWPGTRASLFQQIGRAGRAGQDAIAAFVASDDPLDTYLVNHPEAIFDVSVEATVFDPGNPYVLGPHLCAAAAELPIGVPELELFGPTSESLLNQLVEQGYLRKRPAGWFWTHPESAAAMVNLRADGGGPVSIVDSETGSLLGTMDSPQTHYQAHTGAIYVHQGDSYLVEELNEEDHCVVVRRTNPDYYTTARDVTQIEVLQTLRTMEWGDIAVHFGEVRVTTQVVSFQRKALISNEVLGEEPLELGARDLFTKAVWFVVHNRSLTGAGLVEAQFPGALHAAEHAAIGLLPLVASSDRWDIGGVSTALHADTGVPTIFVYDGHPGGAGFAERGFEKAKVWLTATRDAIKACECDTGCPSCVQSPKCGNKNNPLDKDAAVTLINVLLRDAA, from the coding sequence ATGATCTCCCTTCTGGGCAGGAGCCCGGACCCGGAGCAGTTGCGACACGTCCGCACTATTCCGGCGCGCCAGGCGATCCATGAGCCATGGCCGGCCTGGACCCATCCCGATGTCGTTGCCGCCTACGGAACCTTGGGCATCCACGAACCGTACCGGCACCAGATCGAAGCAGCCGAGCTCGCCCACTCCGGCCAGAACGTCGTCATCGCCACGGGGACCGCCTCCGGGAAGTCGCTCGCCTATCAGCTGCCTGCCCTCGACGCGATCCATCGTTCCGAGTTGCGGGTGCTGTCCGAGCCGGGCAGGATCCACGACGACGGCGCCGTCACCCTGTATCTCTCTCCCACCAAAGCACTTGCAGCCGACCAGCTGGCAGCGATCCGCGCCCTCAAGCTCCCCACGGTCCGGGCGGAAACGTACGACGGCGATACCGAGCAGTCCCAGCGCCGCTGGATCCGTGATCACGCCAACTTCATCCTCGCCAACCCCGACATGCTGCACTTCGGGATACTGCCCAACCACACGTGGTGGGCCCGTTTCTTCCGTCGGTTGCGGTACGTCATCGTGGACGAGGCCCACAGCTACCGCGGGGTGTTCGGGTCCCATGTCGCCAACCTCATGCGGCGGCTCCGGCGAATCTGCGCCTACTACGGTGCCGGCACCTCCTTTCCTGAACCGGTCTTCATTGCGGCGTCGGCGACAGCGTCGGACCCCGGCACATCCTTTGCGCGGCTGATTGGCACTCCCGTCCGCGAAGTTTCCGAGGACTGTTCACCGCATGGCTCCACTACGGTGGCTTTTTGGGAACCCGCCCTGACCGAGCTGAAGGGCGAAAACGGGGCAAAATCCCGCCGGACCGCCGTGGCCGAGACCGCGGACTTGCTGGCCAATCTGGTGTCCTCCCGTGTCCGTACCATCGCCTTCATCAAGTCCAGGCGCGGCGCAGAAACAATTTCGTCGATCACCAAACGCCTCCTCGATGAGGTGGACCCCAGCCTGCCCCAACGGGTTGCCGCGTACCGCTCCGGCTATCTCCCCGAGGAGAGACGGGCTTTGGAAAAGGCATTGCGTTCCGGTGAGCTGCTTGGCGTCTCCAGCACATCGGCATTGGAATTGGGTATCGACATTTCCGGACTCGATGCAGTGCTGGTAGCCGGCTGGCCCGGGACGAGGGCATCCCTGTTCCAACAGATCGGACGAGCGGGGCGTGCAGGCCAAGACGCCATTGCGGCCTTCGTGGCAAGCGACGATCCCTTGGACACTTACCTCGTCAACCATCCGGAGGCGATCTTTGATGTGTCAGTCGAGGCCACCGTCTTCGATCCCGGAAACCCCTATGTGCTCGGGCCCCACCTGTGCGCGGCAGCCGCCGAGCTCCCGATCGGCGTGCCCGAACTTGAGCTGTTCGGGCCAACATCCGAATCCCTGCTGAATCAGCTGGTGGAACAGGGTTACCTGAGGAAACGGCCTGCGGGCTGGTTCTGGACCCATCCCGAGAGCGCCGCAGCCATGGTGAACCTCCGGGCAGATGGAGGCGGCCCCGTAAGCATCGTTGACTCCGAGACTGGCTCCCTGTTGGGCACCATGGACTCGCCGCAAACCCACTACCAGGCCCACACAGGCGCGATCTATGTGCACCAGGGCGACAGTTACTTGGTCGAGGAACTGAACGAAGAGGACCATTGTGTAGTGGTTCGTCGAACCAACCCGGACTACTACACCACAGCACGGGACGTGACCCAGATCGAGGTCCTGCAGACTCTCCGGACCATGGAATGGGGCGATATCGCGGTCCACTTCGGCGAAGTGAGGGTAACAACACAGGTGGTCTCCTTCCAACGCAAGGCACTGATTTCCAATGAAGTTTTGGGGGAAGAACCGCTGGAACTCGGGGCCAGGGATCTTTTCACCAAGGCGGTATGGTTTGTGGTTCACAACCGTTCGCTGACTGGAGCAGGCCTCGTTGAGGCGCAGTTCCCGGGTGCGCTTCACGCCGCCGAGCACGCCGCCATCGGGCTTCTCCCGCTGGTCGCTTCGAGTGATCGTTGGGATATCGGTGGAGTCTCAACGGCGCTCCACGCCGACACCGGAGTTCCCACGATCTTTGTCTACGACGGCCATCCAGGCGGTGCCGGATTTGCCGAACGTGGCTTCGAAAAAGCCAAAGTGTGGTTGACCGCCACAAGGGACGCCATCAAAGCATGCGAGTGCGATACCGGCTGCCCTTCCTGCGTCCAGTCCCCCAAATGCGGCAACAAGAACAATCCGCTGGACAAGGACGCCGCAGTCACGCTGATCAACGTGCTCCTGCGGGACGCGGCTTAG
- a CDS encoding GNAT family N-acetyltransferase yields MSHDALVEDIAELLEVWVAGWSGSRSYETRKEGRFPAALRADKTGDWEFFAHDPSDAEFAELAAKTAQADTRILTILTNDAGRYTQLARENGLNVTSDSQTMMIVDMGTQDAEDPWLSDDDLKLTTFDSKGVHYAVVHAGEEVAASGQVYVVKQTAVFDKIVTEPNYQRRGLGSFIMKALAAQAFQYDVESGLLLASLDGQHLYSHLGWKHVCQVLMMSTKPVDETDLSVA; encoded by the coding sequence ATGAGTCACGACGCCTTGGTTGAAGACATCGCTGAGCTGCTCGAAGTCTGGGTGGCTGGCTGGTCCGGGTCCCGGAGCTATGAAACGCGAAAGGAAGGCCGGTTCCCGGCAGCCCTGCGTGCGGACAAAACCGGCGATTGGGAATTCTTCGCACATGACCCGTCGGATGCCGAATTCGCCGAGCTGGCTGCCAAGACCGCCCAGGCGGACACTCGTATCCTGACGATCCTCACGAACGACGCCGGCCGCTATACCCAGTTGGCCCGCGAGAACGGGCTGAACGTCACCTCCGATTCCCAGACCATGATGATCGTGGACATGGGGACACAAGATGCGGAAGATCCATGGCTCTCGGATGACGACCTCAAGCTCACCACCTTCGACAGCAAGGGCGTCCATTACGCCGTGGTCCATGCCGGCGAAGAGGTGGCAGCCAGCGGCCAGGTATACGTGGTCAAGCAGACAGCAGTGTTCGACAAAATCGTCACCGAGCCCAACTACCAGCGCCGGGGCCTGGGCAGTTTCATCATGAAAGCCCTCGCCGCGCAGGCATTTCAATACGATGTTGAAAGCGGTCTGCTCCTGGCTTCGTTGGATGGACAGCATCTCTATTCGCACCTTGGCTGGAAGCACGTGTGCCAGGTGCTCATGATGTCCACCAAACCGGTCGACGAGACTGACCTGTCTGTGGCGTAG
- a CDS encoding Rv3654c family TadE-like protein translates to MRAGSARASDGSGEAKRGVRAGSARASDGGRVAEYGSGTILAVALGLAVMICMAAAFMLAQAVAMGHRAASAADLAALAGADAARGLTTGDPCVVASETAARQGASLSACTVGEGGIVEIRTELDRGAVFGTATGRSRAGPPP, encoded by the coding sequence GTGAGGGCAGGTAGCGCCCGCGCCAGCGATGGCTCCGGCGAGGCGAAGCGCGGCGTGAGGGCAGGTAGCGCCCGCGCCAGCGATGGGGGGCGTGTTGCGGAATACGGTTCGGGAACCATCCTCGCCGTTGCTCTGGGCCTTGCTGTCATGATCTGCATGGCGGCGGCGTTCATGCTGGCCCAGGCCGTGGCGATGGGGCACCGCGCAGCATCTGCCGCCGATCTCGCGGCGCTGGCAGGAGCCGACGCAGCCCGCGGCCTGACCACGGGAGATCCTTGCGTGGTCGCGAGCGAAACGGCCGCGCGGCAGGGAGCTTCGCTGTCGGCATGCACGGTGGGCGAAGGCGGGATCGTGGAGATCCGCACTGAGCTGGACCGCGGCGCAGTCTTCGGGACCGCGACCGGCCGCTCTCGCGCCGGGCCTCCTCCCTAG
- a CDS encoding TadA family conjugal transfer-associated ATPase — MSTPAFPSGERRRNTRLVDAALLETVRETVMADAGPVTPSRVAAAVHATGRLLGTAGALAAVESISAELSGLGPLQQLARDPSVTDIFVNGPDSVWFDRGKGLERARVHFDGEPQIRALASRLVAAGGRRLDDGSPCVDVRLDGGYRVHAVLPPISAAGTLLSVRIRREEVFSMDELRDAGMFGTRLQQMLQAIVDHRLSFLISGATGSGKTTLLSTMLGLSSPRDRLVLIEDASELNPVHPHVVSLESRHGNLEGSGALDLGELVRQALRMRPDRLIVGECRGAEVRELLTALNTGHTGGGGTIHANTASAVPARLVALGALAGLSREAVQLQLSTALDAVVHVERTPAGRRVSCIGLLSEDASGQSIVPAVELRAGAAVAGPAWRDLASRLELDPGLLPMPLPGSAGPISRSDHLGAVA, encoded by the coding sequence ATGAGTACCCCTGCATTCCCCAGCGGCGAGCGCCGACGCAATACCCGGCTCGTGGACGCCGCGCTCCTTGAAACCGTGCGGGAAACCGTCATGGCCGACGCCGGACCGGTCACTCCATCGCGCGTGGCGGCGGCGGTCCACGCCACGGGCAGGCTGCTCGGAACCGCAGGGGCGCTTGCCGCCGTCGAATCGATCAGCGCCGAACTGAGCGGACTTGGACCGCTCCAACAGCTTGCACGCGATCCCTCGGTGACGGACATCTTCGTGAATGGCCCGGACTCGGTGTGGTTTGACCGCGGCAAGGGGCTGGAACGGGCACGGGTGCATTTCGACGGCGAACCTCAGATCCGTGCCTTGGCCTCCCGGCTTGTGGCGGCCGGTGGGCGTCGTTTGGACGACGGTTCGCCGTGCGTCGATGTCCGTCTCGACGGCGGATACCGGGTGCACGCAGTGTTGCCTCCGATTTCCGCCGCCGGAACTTTGTTGTCCGTTCGGATCCGGCGCGAGGAGGTCTTCTCCATGGACGAGCTGCGTGATGCAGGCATGTTCGGAACGCGCCTCCAGCAGATGCTGCAGGCCATCGTAGACCACCGGTTGAGCTTCCTGATCAGTGGGGCCACCGGTTCCGGGAAGACCACACTACTGTCCACGATGCTCGGCTTGAGCAGCCCGCGTGATCGGCTCGTCCTGATTGAGGACGCGTCGGAGCTGAATCCGGTGCACCCGCACGTCGTCTCCCTTGAGTCCAGGCACGGAAACCTTGAAGGCAGTGGCGCACTCGACCTCGGCGAACTCGTCCGCCAGGCGCTGAGGATGCGGCCGGACCGGTTGATCGTGGGCGAGTGCCGCGGTGCAGAAGTCCGTGAGCTGTTGACGGCACTCAATACCGGCCACACGGGTGGCGGCGGCACAATCCACGCAAACACTGCGTCCGCCGTCCCGGCCAGGCTTGTGGCGTTGGGCGCGCTCGCAGGCTTGAGCCGGGAAGCCGTTCAATTGCAGCTTTCCACGGCATTGGACGCAGTGGTTCATGTCGAGCGGACGCCGGCCGGTAGAAGAGTTTCCTGCATTGGATTGTTGTCGGAGGATGCGTCAGGCCAATCGATCGTGCCGGCCGTCGAACTGCGGGCGGGCGCCGCCGTTGCCGGCCCCGCGTGGCGTGACCTCGCATCGCGTCTTGAACTGGATCCCGGGCTCCTGCCTATGCCACTGCCCGGGTCAGCAGGACCGATTTCCCGTTCAGATCATCTTGGGGCGGTCGCGTGA